The window TTATAGTTCCAATAAGTTCATCGGGATCTCCAAATCTTCCCATAGGAGTGTGATTAATAACCGCCTGACCTCTTGGTGTTAAATTTCCATTTTCATCTAAAAGAAGATATCTATTTTGTTTTGTCAATAAAAATCCAGGTGCAATAGCGTTTACTCTGATTTTTGGGGAATATTCTTGAGCAATATATACTGCAAGCCATTGAGTAAAATTACTTACAGCTGCCTTTGCTGCTGAATAGCCTATGGTTCTTGTTAATGGTCTAAAAGAAGCCATAGAGGAAAAGTTAATTATTACTCCACCATCTTTATTTTCTAACATCATTTTCCCAAAGACTTGGCTAGGAATTATGGCTCCTCCAAATAGATTTAAATCTATTACTTTCTTTAAAGCCTCAATAGGAAGGTCAAAAAAAGATACTTCTTTTGATGTGGTTGCAGAAGGAATGTTTCCTCCGGCAGCATTAAGAAGAATATCTACCTTTCCAAATCTTTCCTTTACTTTTTGAGCTACTTCTTCAACAACTTTCTTATCTAAAACATCCATGTAATATCCTTCTACTTCAATTCCTTCTTTTTTCAACTCTTCTATTCTTTCTTCTAAGGAAGTAATATCTGTTATGACGATTTTTGCTCCTGCTTTACCTAATCCCTTTGCAATGGCACCTGCTAAAATCCCTGAACCTCCCGTAAAAACGGCGACTTTATCTTTTACTGAGAAAAGTTCTTCTACATAGCTCATCTTTCTCTCCTCCTTTTTAAAATTCTTCCCATTGAATATGAAAAATTCCTTCTTTATCTTTTCTTTCAAAGGTATGAGCACCGAAAAAGTCTCTTTGAGCTTGAATAAGATTTGCAGGAAGATCTTCTTCGATTAAGCTCAAGAAGTAATCTAAAGAGGAATTTAAAACCAAGGTTGCTATGTTAAAATCTTTTGCAAGTTTTGTTATATTTTTTATAGAATCTAATTTATCCTTAACAAAAGAGATGGATTTTTCACTATTTAGAAGATTCACATTTTCAGGATTTTCATTAATAATTTCTCTTAAAAAGTTTAGAATTTTCGCCCTTATTATACAACCTCCTTTCCATATTCTTAGTACTTCTGAAAGATTTATTCCGTAATCAAAAGCTTTACTAGCAGAACTTATTAACCAAAGTCCTTGAGAAAAGGCCATGAATAATGCAAAAAGAAGAGATTTCTCTAAATCTTTAAGAATTTTCTCTTTTTCAAGGAGGATGTTTGAGTTAAGTATAGAATACTTTTTAGAAAGATCCTTTCTTAAATCTTTAAAGTAAGATAAAGTTCTTGCTTCTACTGCAAGATTTAGAGAGGGAGTAGGAACTCCAAGATCTAATGCGGATTGGGCAGTCCATTTTCCTGTTCCTTTTTGTTCTGCTTTATCTAAGATTAGCTCTACAAGGGGAATTCCTTTTTCTCTATCAATATATCTCATAATCTTATAAGATATCTCCATTAAAAAGGAATTTAATTCTCCTTTATTCCAATTTTCAAAAACATCTCCTATCTCGTAAGAGTTCATCTTTAAAGCTTTCCTCATAATATCATAAGTTTCAGCTATAGCTTGCATATATGCATATTCAATACCATTATGAACCATTTTTACAAAATGTCCTGCAGAATCTCTTCCTACAAAAGTACAACATGGACCATCGTCGGTCTTTGCAGAGATTTTTAATAGAAGGTCTTCTACCATTTTGTATGCTGTTTCAGAACCTCCAGGCATCAAAGAGGGACCATATAGTGCTCCATATTCTCCTCCTGATACTCCCATTCCTAGATATAGAATCCCCTTTTCCTTTAACTCTTTAATCCTTCTTGAAGTATCTAAATAATGAGAATTTCCACCATCAATTATCAGATCACCAGGATCTAAATAGGGTAAAAGATCATTAATCATCTCATCTACAGGATTTCCAGCTTTTACCATAAGAATTATCTTTCGTGGTTTCTCTAAAGAATCCACAAAGTTTTTTAGATCATAACATGGAATTATCTTTTCTTCCTTTACTTTCTCTTTTAAGAATTCCTCTGTTTTTTTAGGAGTTCTATTATATACTGATACTGAATAACCTTTCCTTGCGATATTCAAGGCAAGATTCTGCCCCATTACTGCTAATCCCACTAATCCAATATCTCCCTTCATTATTTTATTCCCCCTTTATAAATTATTGTGCCTTTCAAAGGCTTCTTTTAAATTCTTAACTAAAAATCTAAAAAATTCAAATTTATTTTTATAATCTTCAACGAGATCTTCAGAAGGATAATATACATTTTTAATTCTAACTAATTTTTCTGTTGCTTCTTCTAAGCTTTTGAATTTTTTTAATGCAGTATATCCTAAAATCGCAGAACCTAATAGTCCTGCCTCTTCAGATTCTGTTACCTTTATAGGCATATTAAAAACTGAGGCAAATATGTTCATCCAAAGAGAAGATCTTGTTCCTCCTCCTCCTGCCCTAAGCTCTTTTATTTCTATATTATTTTCTCTTAGAGCGTCAAAAGCCATTTTTAAGGTAAAAGCTACTCCCTCTAATCCTGCTCTTATCATGTGATTTTTATTATGAAAACTTTTTAATCCAAAGAATACTCCTGAGGCTATATTTCCTATTTCAGGATATCTTTCTCCTGTAATAAAGGGGAGAAAGAATAGGTTTTTAGCATCATCCTTTTGGGCTTCAAAGGTTAATTCTTCATAAGAAAGATTAAAAATATTATCTCTGAACCATTTTAAAATAATTCCAGCATTATTTATTGCTCCTCCTATATACCATTTATTGGAACATAGAAAATATGCTTGAAATCTCATGGTTTTGTCTTTATCAAT of the Dictyoglomus sp. genome contains:
- a CDS encoding SDR family oxidoreductase, which encodes MSYVEELFSVKDKVAVFTGGSGILAGAIAKGLGKAGAKIVITDITSLEERIEELKKEGIEVEGYYMDVLDKKVVEEVAQKVKERFGKVDILLNAAGGNIPSATTSKEVSFFDLPIEALKKVIDLNLFGGAIIPSQVFGKMMLENKDGGVIINFSSMASFRPLTRTIGYSAAKAAVSNFTQWLAVYIAQEYSPKIRVNAIAPGFLLTKQNRYLLLDENGNLTPRGQAVINHTPMGRFGDPDELIGTIIWLSSPASSFVTGAVIPVDGGFNAYSGV
- the gndA gene encoding NADP-dependent phosphogluconate dehydrogenase, producing MKGDIGLVGLAVMGQNLALNIARKGYSVSVYNRTPKKTEEFLKEKVKEEKIIPCYDLKNFVDSLEKPRKIILMVKAGNPVDEMINDLLPYLDPGDLIIDGGNSHYLDTSRRIKELKEKGILYLGMGVSGGEYGALYGPSLMPGGSETAYKMVEDLLLKISAKTDDGPCCTFVGRDSAGHFVKMVHNGIEYAYMQAIAETYDIMRKALKMNSYEIGDVFENWNKGELNSFLMEISYKIMRYIDREKGIPLVELILDKAEQKGTGKWTAQSALDLGVPTPSLNLAVEARTLSYFKDLRKDLSKKYSILNSNILLEKEKILKDLEKSLLFALFMAFSQGLWLISSASKAFDYGINLSEVLRIWKGGCIIRAKILNFLREIINENPENVNLLNSEKSISFVKDKLDSIKNITKLAKDFNIATLVLNSSLDYFLSLIEEDLPANLIQAQRDFFGAHTFERKDKEGIFHIQWEEF